From Triticum aestivum cultivar Chinese Spring chromosome 4A, IWGSC CS RefSeq v2.1, whole genome shotgun sequence, a single genomic window includes:
- the LOC123081716 gene encoding uncharacterized protein, with protein sequence MGSFLSSAAGAGAGAAGEADHGARPLRSPTIKECTRRMTNQELARLDGYDPVSFQELVARANAGHPTLALDKVDSAAVCKLVRCALKHYNSKNPGADFEYPAELTTEMKATGISFRERFWYHVGFLARRSLHFFFSLFSPFFSLVPDRHTLFVITMFSLL encoded by the exons ATGGGGTCCTTCCTCTCTTCGGCtgccggtgccggtgccggtgccgcGGGCGAGGCTGATCATGGCGCACGCCCCCTCCGCTCTCCTACCATAAAGGAGTGCACCCGCCGTATGACAAACCAGGAGCTAGCTCGGTTAGACGGATACGATCCAGTAAGCTTCCAAGAACTCGTGGCCAGAGCAAATGCTGGCCACCCCACGTTGGCACTAGA CAAGGTCGACTCCGCCGCTGTTTGTAAGCTTGTCCGCTGCGCCCTCAAACACTACAACTCCAAAAACCCG GGCGCCGACTTCGAGTATCCCGCCGAGCTGACCACGGAGATGAAGGCCACTGGTATCAGTTTCAGGGAACGTTTCTGGTACCACGTCGGTTTCTTGGCGCGCCGGAGCTTACATTTTTTTTTTTCACTTTTCTCTCCATTTTTTTCCTTGGTCCCTGACCGCCACACACTTTTTGTTATTACCATGTTCTCCCTGCTATGA
- the LOC123085026 gene encoding alpha-L-fucosidase 2, with the protein MDGDDCDAGGEWIWVRRPQEAEAAAAAAGWPAEEARPLKVVFGSPARYFTDAAPIGNGRLGALVWGGVTSEKLQLNHDTLWTGGPGNYTNPKAPTVLSEVRSLVDKGLYPEATAVAYGLSGDETQSYQPLGDIDLAFGEHIKYTNYKRYLDLESATVNVTYSVGEVVYSREHFSSNPNQVIATKISANKPGAVSCTVSLATPLDHRIRVTDANEIIMEGSCPGERPAGDDNASDHPPGMKFCAILYLLTSGANGQVQVLNDKMLKLDGADSAVLLLAAATSFEGPFVKPSESTLDPVTSAFTTLNMARSMSYAQLKAYHMDDYQSLFQRVSLQLSRGSNDVLGGSTLAHLPENISQDTAVSDCTVQMVDSSRLNELNNSEKPTVDRIISFRHDEDPSLVELLFQFGRYLLISCSRPGTQVSNLQGIWNNETKAPWGTAPHPNINLQMNYWPSLPCNLSECQDPLFDFIGSLSVNGAKTAKVNYGANGWVSHQVTDLWAKTSPDAGDPSWALWPMGGPWLATHLWEHYSFTMDREFLERTAYPLLEGSASFLLSWLIEGQEGYLETNPSTSPEHYFIAADGKKASVSYSTTMDMSIIREVFSAVLLSADILGKSSTDVVQRIKAALPRLPPIKIGRDGTIMEWAQDFKDPEPQHRHVSHLFGLYPGHTMTLEQTPDLCKAVANTLYKRGDKGPGWSTSWKMALWAHLHNSKHAYKMILQLITLIDPKHEHEKEGGLYSNLFAAHPPFQIDANFGFPAALCEMLVQSTGSDLYLLPALPRDKWPHGSVKGLRARGGLTVNICWKEGTLHEALVWSGSSGNSLARIHYGDRSAVISASPGQVYRFNSELKCLKTWLL; encoded by the exons ATGGACGGCGACGACTGCGACGCCGGCGGCGAGTGGATCTGGGTGCGTCGACCGCAGGAAGCGGAagctgcggctgcggcggcggggtggcCGGCGGAGGAGGCGCGGCCTCTGAAGGTGGTGTTTGGGTCCCCAGCCAGGTACTTCACCGACGCGGCGCCGATCGGGAACGGCCGTCTCGGCGCCTTGGTCTGGGGCGGCGTCACCTCCGAGAAGCTCCAGCTCAACC ATGATACATTATGGACGGGCGGACCTGGTAATTATACAAACCCCAAAGCACCTACTGTTCTTTCTGAAGTAAGGAGCCTTGTTGATAAGGGACTGTATCCTGAAGCTACAGCTGTTGCTTATGGCCTGTCTGGTGATGAGACGCAG AGTTACCAGCCTCTCGGTGATATTGATCTTGCCTTTGGTGAGCATATCAAGTATACAAATTATAAAAGATACCTTGATTTGGAATCTGCAACAGTCAATGTCACATACAGTGTTGGGGAAGTAGTGTACTCAAGGGAACACTTCTCCTCAAATCCAAATCAAGTAATTGCGACTAAAATCTCTGCAAACAAACCAGGAGCTGTCTCCTGTACAGTATCTTTAGCAACACCACTAGATCACCGGATTCGTGTAACAGATGCAAATGAAATAATCATGGAGGGTAGCTGCCCAGGAGAAAGGCCTGCGGGAGATGACAATGCATCTGATCATCCTCCGGGAATGAAATTTTGTGCTATTCTCTACCTGCTGACGAGTGGTGCCAATGGCCAAGTGCAAGTATTAAATGATAAGATGCTGAAACTTGATGGTGCCGACTCAGCGGTTTTGCTCCTTGCAGCTGCAACCTCATTTGAAGGGCCATTTGTCAAGCCTTCTGAATCGACACTTGATCCAGTGACATCAGCATTCACAACATTAAATATGGCCAGGAGCATGTCATATGCACAGCTAAAAGCTTATCACATGGATGATTACCAGAGTCTTTTCCAGCGTGTGTCCTTGCAACTTTCACGAGGCTCTAATGATGTACTTGGAGGTAGCACTTTGGCTCACTTACCTGAGAATATCTCTCAGGATACTGCAGTATCTGATTGCACTGTGCAGATGGTTGACAGTTCAAGGTTAAACGAGCTTAATAATTCAGAGAAGCCTACCGTAGACAGAATTATAAGTTTTAGACATGATGAAGATCCTTCTCTGGTAGAACTTCTGTTTCAGTTTGGGCGCTATCTACTCATTTCTTGTTCGAGGCCTGGAACTCAGGTTTCCAATCTGCAAGGAATATGGAACAACGAGACTAAGGCACCATGGGG TACAGCTCCCCATCCAAATATAAATCTACAAATGAATTACTGGCCATCACTTCCTTGCAACCTTAGTGAATGCCAAGACCCACTATTCGACTTCATTGGATCCCTTTCGGTCAATGGGGCTAAGACGGCAAAA GTGAATTACGGAGCTAATGGCTGGGTTAGTCACCAAGTCACAGACTTGTGGGCAAAAACATCACCGGATGCTGGTGATCCTTCATGGGCTCTATGGCCAATGGGTGGGCCATGGCTTGCTACACACCTGTGGGAACACTACAGTTTTACAATGGACAGA GAATTTTTGGAGAGAACAGCGTATCCACTTTTGGAAGGATCTGCCTCCTTTCTGTTGTCCTGGTTGATTGAAGGCCAAGAAGGCTATCTGGAGACCAATCCTTCTACTTCCCCAGAGCATTATTTTATTGCTGCCGATGGCAAGAAAGCATCTGTGAGCTATTCAACAACCATGGACATGTCAATTATTAGAGAAGTATTCTCAGCTGTTCTTCTGTCTGCTGAT ATTTTAGGAAAATCCAGCACTGATGTGGTTCAGAGGATAAAAGCGGCACTTCCAAGGCTCCCACCGATAAAAATTGGTAGAGATGGTACAATCATGGAATGG GCACAAGATTTTAAGGATCCCGAGCCTCAGCACAGGCATGTATCTCATCTGTTTGGTCTTTATCCTGGACATACCATGACACTTGAGCAAACACCTGACCTCTGCAAAGCTGTTGCCAATACTCTTTATAAAAGAG GTGATAAAGGCCCTGGATGGTCTACTTCATGGAAGATGGCCCTGTGGGCTCATCTTCACAACAGTAAGCATGCATACAAAATGATTCTGCAGCTAATCACTTTGATAGATCCAAAGCACGAGCATGAAAAGGAAGGAGGTCTATACAGCAATTTGTTCGCAGCGCATCCACCATTCCAGATTGATGCAAATTTTGG ATTCCCAGCTGCATTGTGCGAAATGCTTGTGCAGAGCACCGGGAGTGATCTGTACCTGCTCCCTGCTCTGCCCCGCGACAAGTGGCCCCATGGCAGCGTTAAAGGTTTGAGGGCCCGAGGCGGGTTGACGGTTAACATCTGCTGGAAAGAAGGTACCCTCCATGAAGCTCTTGTATGGTCTGGCAGCAGTGGGAACTCGCTTGCGAGGATCCACTACGGTGATCGCTCTGCCGTGATCAGTGCCTCCCCAGGCCAAGTTTACAGGTTCAACTCGGAGTTGAAGTGCTTGAAGACTTGGCTACTGTGA
- the LOC123081717 gene encoding pterocarpan synthase 1, with product MASHLTSASLATLLAAGMATVLFASAAHGVGTQGAPKHLHFYMHDSSTGPKPTTVLIANGTGQPLKGSGGSARFGDTMVMDDRLTEGPTPASRVVGRAQGFYVTASQGDPAVLLTMNVLLADGPYNGSSLAVMGRNNVMMPERELAVVGGTGVFRMATGYVLWKTASWRGGSAVLELDAFVYVSPAAAGA from the coding sequence ATGGCTTCCCACCTCACCTCTGCATCTCTAGCCACGCTACTCGCGGCCGGCATGGCCACCGTCCTTTTTGCCTCCGCCGCCCACGGCGTGGGCACGCAGGGTGCCCCCAAACATCTCCACTTCTACATGCACGACTCCAGCACTGGCCCCAAACCCACCACCGTTCTGATCGCCAACGGGACCGGCCAGCCGCTCAAGGGCTCCGGCGGCAGCGCCCGGTTCGGTGACACAATGGTCATGGACGACCGCCTCACGGAGGGCCCTACGCCGGCCTCGAGAGTCGTTGGGCGTGCCCAGGGATTCTACGTGACAGCGTCTCAGGGCGACCCCGCGGTGCTCCTCACCATGAACGTCCTGCTCGCCGACGGGCCTTACAACGGGAGCTCGCTGGCCGTGATGGGCCGCAACAACGTCATGATGCCGGAGCGGGAGCTGGCGGTGGTTGGCGGGACCGGGGTTTTCAGGATGGCGACGGGGTACGTGCTCTGGAAAACCGCGAGCTGGCGTGGGGGGAGCGCCGTCCTCGAGCTGGATGCCTTCGTCTACGTGAGTCCGGCGGCCGCCGGTGCATGA